A genomic window from Glycine max cultivar Williams 82 chromosome 17, Glycine_max_v4.0, whole genome shotgun sequence includes:
- the LOC100818159 gene encoding acyl-CoA-binding domain-containing protein 4: protein MFGFSRRRMKLGRLKVQLSEANPGTRTPVRPPKRNGTEIGDAAGGSSGHSDEVDCQPSTEITSCGSSENWMVLSIAGDKPIPRSNHAAAVIGNKMIVVGGESGTGLLDDVQVLNFDRFSWTTASSKLYLSPSSLPLKIPACKGHSLVSWGKKALLIGGKTDPGSDRISVWAFDTETECWSLMEAKGDIPVARSGHSVVRASSVLILFGGEDAKRRKLNDLHMFDLKSLTWLPLHYTGTAPSPRFNHVAALYDDKILYIFGGSSKSRTLNDLYSLDFETMAWSRVKMRGFHPSPRAGCCGVLCGTKWYITGGGSRKKRHGETVIFDIVKNEWSVAITSPPSSITTNKGFSMVLVQHKEKDFLVAFGGSKKEPSNQVEVLIMEKNESALGRQSAPSKCSASVLLEKHSSSTRLAPQLNDCSQRLVDSVARQNLASAIEHGSGRRSLSESLVVDPNFPPTNTSLRKQFDHDEEYNTDLKMDKNSDENSFPRAVDHRTNENDHGKQMNSSGAKNITEEQQALLSGIPIQQNLVFENDMLESDNVSFTENIKSGSLTTSNVYHCYESKLASLIRKNGILEGQLAASLASKEAAEKSLASVLKSRQEMERKLAESHKEMELMREKLTSLELAQEEANNLSNIVHSDNVRLEHDVAFLKAVLDDTQKELHSTRGVIAGERARAFQLQYEVFHLKQRLQSMENRASTTPRKPFHVQ from the exons ATGTTTGGCTTTTCTCGTCGCCGTATGAAACTTGGAAG ATTGAAGGTGCAGCTTTCTGAGGCCAATCCCGGAACCAGAACTCCCGTCAGACCCCCAAAACGGAACGGAACGGAAATTGGAGATGCAGCTGGAGGGTCTAGTGGTCATTCTGATGAAGTTGATTGCCAGCCTTCAACTGAGATAACTAGTTGTGGCAGCTCAGAGAACTGGATGGTCTTGTCTATTGCCGGGGATAAACCCATTCCTAGATCCAAT CATGCAGCAGCAGTCATTGGGAATAAGATGATAGTCGTGGGCGGCGAATCCGGGACTGGATTGTTGGATGACGTGCAG GTGCTGAATTTTGATAGATTTTCGTGGACCACCGCATCGTCAAAGCTTTACTTGTCTCCCAGCAGTCTGCCACTGAAAATTCCAGCGTGCAAGGGCCATAGTTTG GTATCCTGGGGGAAAAAAGCACTGCTCATTGGAGGGAAAACAGACCCAGGAAGTGACAGAATTTCAG TATGGGCATTTGATACAGAGACAGAGTGCTGGTCACTCATGGAGGCCAAGGGGGACATACCG GTTGCTCGCAGTGGTCATAGTGTTGTTAGAGCGAGCTCTGTTTTAATATTGTTTGGTGGTGAGGATGCAAAAAGGAGGAAATTGAATGATCTACATATGTTCGATCTCAAGTCCTTAACATGGCTTCCACTTCACTACAC GGGAACAGCACCTTCTCCAAGATTCAACCATGTAGCTGCTCTTTATGATGATaaaattctttatatatttGGAGGATCATCAAAATCCAGGACCTTAAATGATTTATATTCACTTGACTTTGAAACT ATGGCATGGTCACGAGTGAAGATGCGAGGTTTTCATCCGTCACCTAGAGCTGGTTGTTGTGGTGTCCTTTGTGGTACTAAATGGTATATCACAGGTGGTGGAAGCCGgaaaaaaa GACACGGAGAGACTGTGATATTTGatattgtaaaaaatgaatGGTCTGTGGCAATCACTTCGCCTCCATCTTCTATCACTACAAACAAG GGTTTCAGCATGGTACTCGTGCAGCACAAGGAAAAGGATTTTCTTGTTGCATTTGGGGGATCCAAAAAAGAGCCATCAAATCAG GTAGAGGTGTTGATAATGGAAAAGAATGAATCAGCACTAGGGAGACAATCAGCTCCCAGTAAATGTTCAGCATCTGTACTACTTGAAAAACATTCATCATCCACTAGATTGGCCCCCCAACTTAATGATTGTTCTCAACGTTTAGTTGACTCAGTTGCTAGACAAAATCTAGCTTCTGCAATTGAACATGGTTCCGGCAGGAGATCTCTATCAGAATCCCTGGTTGTTGATCCCAATTTTCCCCCAACCAACACCTCCCTTCGTAAGCAATTTGATCACGATGAAGAATACAATACTGATCTCAAGATGGACAAGAACTCAGATGAAAATTCTTTCCCTCGG GCAGTAGATCACAGAACAAACGAAAATGACCATGGTAAACAGATGAATAGTAGTGGAGCCAAGAACATTACGGAGGAACAACAGGCACTGTTATCTGGAATTCCAATCCAACAAAACCTAGTATTTGAAAATGACATGCTAGAAAGTGATAACGTGTCATTTACTGAAAACATTAAATCAGGATCACTGACTACTTCAAATGTCTATCATTGCTATGAAAGTAAATTGGCTTCCCTGATAAGGAAAAATGGAATTCTGGAGGGACAATTAGCAGCTtccttagcaagcaaagaagccGCAGAGAAAAGTTTGGCATCTGTTCTCAAAAGTAGACAGGAAATGGAGAGGAAATTGGCGGAATCACATAAGGAGATGGAATTGATGAGAGAGAAGCTGACCAGTCTAGAGTTGGCCCAGGAAGAGGCCAACAACCTATCAAACATTGTGCACTCTGACAATGTACGGCTTGAGCATGATGTGGCCTTCCTCAAGGCTGTTTTAGATGATACACAGAAG GAGTTGCACTCAACAAGAGGAGTTATTGCAGGAGAAAGAGCAAGAGCATTCCAACTACAG TATGAAGTTTTTCATCTCAAACAGAGATTGCAATCAATGGAAAATCGAGCATCTACTACACCGAGAAAACCGTTCCATGTGCAGTGA
- the LOC100792280 gene encoding pentatricopeptide repeat-containing protein At4g22760 → MAATKLITLMKKCSTVKQAKQIHAHILINGFTFLRPLLIHRMLLWDVTNYRTMANYAYSMLHHLHIPDSFSWGCVIRFFSQKCLFTEAVSLYVQMHRTSLCPTSHAVSSALKSCARIHDMLCGMSIHGQVHVFGFNTCVYVQTALLDLYSKIGDMGTARKVFDEMANKSVVSWNSLLSGYVKAGNLDEAQYLFSEIPGKDVISWNSMISGYAKAGNVGQACTLFQRMPERNLSSWNAMIAGFIDCGSLVSAREFFDTMPRRNCVSWITMIAGYSKGGDVDSARKLFDQMDHKDLLSYNAMIACYAQNSKPKEALELFNDMLKQDIYVHPDKMTLASVISACSQLGDLEHWWWIESHMNDFGIVLDDHLATALIDLYAKCGSIDKAYELFHNLRKRDLVAYSAMIYGCGINGKASDAIKLFEQMLAECIGPNLVTYTGLLTAYNHAGLVEKGYQCFNSMKDYGLVPSIDHYGIMVDLFGRAGYLDEAYKLILNMPMQPNAGVWGALLLACRLHNNVELGEIAVQHCIKLETDTTGYCSLLSSIYATVEKWDDAKKLRKGMEGKDFTGCSWTSNFATP, encoded by the coding sequence ATGGCAGCTACAAAATTGATAACATTGATGAAAAAATGTTCAACAGTGAAGCAGGCAAAGCAAATCCATGCCCACATATTGATCAATGGTTTTACCTTTCTTCGACCACTTTTAATCCATCGCATGCTTCTTTGGGATGTTACTAACTACAGAACTATGGCAAACTATGCCTACTCGATGCTTCATCATTTGCACATTCCAGATTCCTTCTCGTGGGGTTGTGTGATTCGATTCTTCTCTCAAAAGTGTCTATTCACTGAAGCTGTTTCTCTCTATGTTCAAATGCACAGGACGAGCTTGTGTCCAACTTCACATGCTGTATCCTCTGCACTCAAGTCATGTGCTAGGATTCATGACATGTTGTGTGGCATGTCAATTCATGGACAAGTTCATGTTTTTGGATTTAACACTTGTGTTTATGTACAAACTGCCCTTCTTGATTTGTATTCGAAAATCGGTGACATGGGGACTGCTCGAAAGGTGTTCGATGAAATGGCTAATAAAAGTGTGGTTTCATGGAATTCTTTGTTGTCTGGATATGTAAAAGCTGGTAACTTGGATGAGGCTCAATATTTGTTTAGTGAGATTCCTGGGAAGGATGTCATATCTTGGAACTCTATGATCTCTGGATATGCCAAAGCAGGAAACGTGGGTCAGGCGTGTACTTTGTTTCAACGAATGCCAGAGAGGAACCTGTCCTCCTGGAATGCAATGATCGCTGGTTTCATTGATTGTGGAAGCTTGGTGTCAGCAAGAGAATTTTTTGACACAATGCCTAGGAGGAACTGCGTCTCTTGGATAACAATGATTGCTGGCTATTCAAAGGGTGGGGATGTTGACTCTGCTCGTAAGCTCTTTGACCAGATGGATCACAAAGATTTGCTCTCATATAATGCTATGATAGCTTGTTATGCTCAAAATAGCAAACCCAAGGAAGCCCTTGAACTATTTAATGATATGCTTAAACAGGATATATACGTACATCCAGATAAGATGACTTTGGCTAGTGTTATATCAGCATGCTCACAATTGGGGGATCTGGAACATTGGTGGTGGATTGAGTCACATATGAATGACTTTGGAATTGTATTGGATGATCATTTGGCTACTGCTTTAATTGACTTGTATGCAAAGTGTGGAAGCATTGACAAGGCATATGAGCTATTCCATAACCTGAGAAAGAGGGATTTGGTTGCATATTCTGCAATGATATATGGATGTGGAATAAATGGAAAGGCATCTGATGCAATCAAGTTATTTGAACAGATGCTTGCAGAATGTATTGGTCCTAATTTAGTCACCTACACTGGACTCCTAACTGCTTATAATCATGCTGGATTGGTTGAAAAAGGTTACCAGTGCTTTAACTCCATGAAGGACTACGGACTTGTGCCTTCAATTGATCATTATGGCATCATGGTTGATCTCTTTGGGAGGGCAGGATATCTGGATGAAGCATACAAACTTATACTGAATATGCCAATGCAACCAAATGCTGGTGTTTGGGGAGCTCTACTTCTTGCCTGCAGATTACACAATAATGTGGAGCTCGGGGAAATAGCTGTCCAGCATTGCATTAAGCTGGAGACTGATACAACGGGTTattgttctcttctttctaGCATATATGCTAcagttgaaaaatgggatgatGCCAAGAAGTTGAGAAAGGGTATGGAAGGAAAGGATTTCACTGGATGTAGTTGGACAAGTAACTTTGCTACTCCATGA
- the LOC100776298 gene encoding probable serine/threonine-protein phosphatase 2A regulatory subunit B'' subunit TON2, producing the protein MYSGSSDGESHDAPQNQRKIPPASSMLWVRNLRRFIGSGAGLGSEALMELETKRILLDIFKEKQKKTAEAATIPTFYKKKPEDGSISHRVQRLAKYRFLRKQSDLLLNADDLDAMWICLRENCVIDDATGAEKMNYEDFCHIASVCTEQIGPKCRRFFSPSNFMKFEKDEQGRIAILPFYLYVMRTVSLTQARIDMSELDEDSDGFLQPHEMEAYIRGLIPNLAQLRDMPAAFVQMYCRIAAHKFFFFCDPHRRGKACIKKVLLSNCLQELMELHQESEEEVTDTEQAENWFSLTSAQRICDMFLALDKDTNGTLSKQELREYADATLADIFIERVYDEHVRRGKSGGGNAREMDFESFLDFVLALENKDTPEGLTYLFRCLDLQGRGYLTTADVHSLFRDVHHKWIEGGNYELCIEDVRDEIWDMVKPADPLKITLADLLACKQGGTVASMLIDVRGFWAHDNRETLLQEEEPEEE; encoded by the exons ATGTACAGCGGCTCCAGCGACGGCGAAAGCCATGACGCTCCTCAAAATCAGAGGAAAATTCCGCCTGCATCCTCCATGCTATGGGTCCGCAATCTTCGCCGTTTCATCGGATCCGGCGCCGGTCTCGGATCCGAAGCCCTGATGG AGCTTGAAACTAAGAGAATTTTGCTCGACATTTTTAAGGAAAAGCAGAAGAAAACCGCCGAAGCTGCTACAATTCCCACTTTCTACAAGAAGAAACCTGAAGATGGATCAATCAGTCATAGAGTTCAGAGATTGGCAAAGTATCGCTTTCTAAGG AAACAATCCGATCTTTTGCTGAATGCTGATGATTTAGATGCAATGTGGATCTGCTTAAGAGAGAACTGCGTCATTGATGATGCTACTGGTGCAGAAAAG ATGAATTATGAAGACTTTTGCCACATTGCCTCTGTATGTACAGAACAAATAGGTCCTAAATGCCGGCGGTTTTTCAGTCCTTCAAACTTTATGAAGTTTGAGAAAGATGAGCAGGGCAGGATTGCCATTCTACCCTTTTACCTTTATGTGATGCGAACG GTTTCACTTACGCAGGCAAGAATTGATATGAGTGAGCTTGATGAGGATTCTGATGGTTtccttcagccacat GAAATGGAGGCCTATATACGAGGTTTGATACCCAACTTGGCACAGTTACGTGACATGCCAGCTGCCTTTGTTCAAATGTATTGTCGTATTGCTGCACacaaattcttcttcttttgcgaTCCTCATAGACGAG GAAAAGCTTGCATCAAGAAAGTATTGCTTAGTAATTGTCTCCAGGAACTCATGGAGCTTCACCAG GAAAGTGAAGAAGAAGTCACAGACACAGAGCAAGCCGAAAACTGGTTTTCTTTGACTTCTGCTCAACGCATATGTG ACATGTTTCTTGCTCTTGATAAAGATACAAATGGGACATTAAGCAAGCAGGAGCTGCGAGAATATGCAGATGCAACTCTGGCTGACATTTTTATCGAGAGAG TATATGATGAACATGTTCGTCGTGGAAAGAGTGGTGGTGGAAATGCCCGAGAGATGGATTTTGAGAGTTTCCTGGACTTTGTTCTGGCTTTAGAAAACAAAGACACCCCAGAAGGCTTGACTTACTTGTTTCGATGCCTTGATCTTCAAGGGAGGGGTTACCTCACTACAGCTGATGTTCACTCCCTTTTCAG AGATGTACACCATAAATGGATTGAGGGTGGCAACTACGAACTTTGTATCGAAGATGTAAGGGATGAAATCTGGGATATGGTTAAGCCAGCAGATCCACTCAAGATAACATTGGCAGACCTACTGGCCTGCAAACAGGGTGGAACTGTAGCCAGCATGCTCATAGATGTACGTGGTTTCTGGGCTCATGACAATAGAGAAACTCTTCTCCAGGAGGAAGAACCAGAAGAAGAATAA